A single window of Granulibacter bethesdensis DNA harbors:
- a CDS encoding Ppx/GppA family phosphatase: MLLPLPTDRKRAAVVDLGSNSVRLVVFEGQSRNPLPIFNEKAVLRLGRGLQSTGRLNDEGVGQALVVMARYYALARAMHADPFEVLATAAVRDAENGPDFVAALERIMPGVPILVLSGHEEAALSAQGVLCGMPQARGILADIGGGSLEVVRLDGGQAQDAATLRLGVIRLADRAGGDPAKARTLVDTDLASVPWLGQQPGQDLLLVGGAWRAMARIHMAQTGYPLNMVHHYTISRDEARDLTGVIASASLKGLERLPAVPRRRMEDLPYAALVLRRLLRATGCRRVVFSANGLREGWYMRTIPPEIAARDPLRAVAEEDARLYSRDPALPGRLCAWTDGLFPDETEEQRRLREACCLMSDIGHHDHPEFRAEQAFHYLLRQPGSGLDHHGRAFLGLTIAMRYEADPASPWLLPARLLLDSAAALRADILGHALRLAYTLSGGTPALLALAGLNARDGALELRLHRGGGVFAGESVVRRLEQLAQIMGLRPMITEG, translated from the coding sequence ATGCTTCTTCCTCTTCCGACTGACAGAAAACGTGCTGCGGTCGTTGATCTGGGGTCCAATTCGGTACGCCTCGTGGTGTTTGAGGGGCAGTCACGGAACCCGTTACCGATTTTCAACGAAAAAGCGGTGCTCCGGCTTGGGCGCGGATTGCAAAGCACAGGACGGTTGAACGATGAAGGGGTCGGGCAGGCGCTGGTTGTCATGGCGCGGTATTACGCGTTGGCCCGCGCGATGCATGCCGATCCGTTCGAGGTATTGGCGACTGCAGCGGTGCGGGATGCCGAAAACGGTCCTGATTTTGTGGCGGCACTGGAACGGATCATGCCGGGCGTGCCGATTCTGGTGCTGTCAGGGCATGAAGAAGCCGCGCTGTCGGCACAGGGTGTGCTGTGCGGCATGCCGCAGGCAAGAGGTATTCTGGCCGATATTGGTGGTGGCTCGCTGGAAGTGGTACGGCTGGATGGGGGGCAGGCACAAGATGCCGCTACCCTGCGGCTTGGGGTCATCCGGCTTGCGGATCGTGCCGGAGGCGATCCGGCCAAGGCGCGGACACTGGTCGATACTGACCTTGCTTCCGTACCGTGGCTGGGGCAGCAGCCGGGCCAGGATCTGCTGCTGGTGGGCGGGGCATGGCGCGCAATGGCGCGTATCCATATGGCTCAAACCGGTTATCCGCTGAATATGGTGCACCATTACACGATCAGCCGGGATGAAGCACGGGATCTGACTGGTGTCATCGCTTCCGCCAGTCTTAAAGGGCTGGAGCGGCTTCCTGCCGTTCCACGCCGTCGGATGGAAGATCTGCCCTATGCGGCTTTGGTGCTGCGTCGGTTGCTGCGCGCCACTGGCTGTCGTCGTGTTGTATTCTCGGCCAATGGTTTGCGCGAGGGCTGGTATATGCGCACGATCCCGCCGGAGATCGCCGCACGTGATCCATTGCGGGCGGTCGCCGAGGAAGATGCGCGTCTTTATAGCCGTGATCCTGCTCTGCCTGGCCGTCTCTGCGCCTGGACGGATGGATTATTCCCCGATGAGACCGAGGAACAGAGGCGTCTGCGCGAAGCCTGCTGTCTGATGTCCGATATCGGGCATCACGATCACCCTGAATTCAGGGCAGAGCAGGCGTTTCATTATCTGCTGCGTCAGCCGGGCAGCGGCCTCGATCATCATGGTCGGGCTTTTCTGGGTTTGACGATTGCCATGCGATATGAGGCCGATCCGGCTTCTCCCTGGCTGCTGCCGGCGCGTTTGCTGCTGGATAGTGCTGCAGCACTTCGGGCTGACATTCTGGGACATGCCCTTCGGCTGGCCTATACATTGTCCGGTGGCACGCCGGCCCTTCTGGCACTGGCGGGTCTGAACGCACGGGATGGAGCACTGGAACTGCGGCTGCATCGCGGTGGGGGTGTTTTTGCCGGTGAAAGCGTGGTGCGCAGGCTGGAGCAACTGGCCCAGATCATGGGCCTGCGACCCATGATTACAGAGGGGTAA